A stretch of the Bradyrhizobium arachidis genome encodes the following:
- a CDS encoding DeoR/GlpR family DNA-binding transcription regulator has protein sequence MTGLTHRQAEILNIARASGRVMVEELARRFEVSAQTIRKDLNDLCERRSLTRIHGGAIIASGVENLAYEARRFVAADEKKAIGAAAASLIPNGCSLFINIGTTTEEVASALTSHEDLLVITNNLNVAMLLYRHPRIEVVVAGGTVRRADGAVVGSTATQLIGQFKVDYAIIGSSAIDEEGALLDFDYREVQVAQAIIANARSVMLVADSTKLRRSAPVRIAHISQIQTFVTDQELPERLATICHSKGIEVVEAMPKSADIDDAPAEPAQDSAPEAGPVVRLR, from the coding sequence GTGACCGGACTGACCCATCGCCAAGCCGAAATCCTCAACATCGCGCGTGCCTCGGGCCGTGTGATGGTCGAGGAGCTCGCGCGCCGCTTCGAGGTCTCGGCGCAGACCATCCGCAAGGATCTCAACGATCTCTGCGAGCGGCGATCGCTGACCCGTATCCATGGCGGCGCCATCATCGCCTCAGGCGTGGAAAACCTCGCCTATGAGGCGCGGCGCTTCGTGGCCGCCGACGAGAAGAAGGCGATCGGCGCTGCCGCCGCCTCGCTGATCCCGAACGGCTGCTCGCTGTTCATCAACATCGGCACCACGACGGAAGAGGTGGCGAGCGCGCTGACCTCGCACGAGGATCTGCTGGTCATCACCAACAATCTCAACGTCGCGATGCTGCTCTACCGCCATCCGCGCATCGAGGTCGTGGTGGCCGGCGGCACGGTGCGGCGCGCCGACGGCGCCGTGGTCGGCTCGACCGCGACGCAGCTCATCGGCCAGTTCAAGGTCGACTATGCCATCATCGGCTCGTCGGCGATCGACGAGGAGGGCGCGCTGCTCGACTTCGACTATCGCGAGGTGCAGGTGGCGCAGGCCATCATCGCCAACGCCCGCAGCGTCATGCTGGTCGCCGACTCGACAAAACTCCGCCGCAGCGCGCCGGTGCGCATCGCTCATATCAGCCAGATCCAGACCTTCGTCACCGATCAGGAGCTCCCCGAGCGCCTCGCCACGATCTGCCACAGCAAGGGCATCGAGGTGGTCGAGGCCATGCCGAAGTCGGCCGACATCGACGACGCGCCGGCCGAGCCCGCGCAGGATTCCGCGCCCGAAGCGGGACCGGTTGTAAGGCTGCGATAG
- a CDS encoding flavin reductase family protein, whose amino-acid sequence MTERDLHYYEPAKGHGLKHDPFNAIIAPRPIGWISSRDPNGHVNLAPYSFFNAFCYTPPIIGFSSTNWKDTVGNIKATGEFVWNLVTMDLAKQMNATAAHVAPEVDEFKLAGVTAIPSKLVNVPRVAESPVAFECKVSDIVRLKSASGKEADAWLTLGEVVAVHIDKAMIKDGVYQTAAARPIVRAGRQGDYFEIKPENMFSMVRPD is encoded by the coding sequence GTGACCGAGAGAGACCTGCACTATTACGAGCCGGCCAAGGGCCACGGCCTCAAGCACGATCCCTTCAACGCCATCATCGCGCCGCGGCCGATCGGCTGGATCTCGTCCCGCGATCCCAACGGCCACGTCAACCTCGCGCCCTACAGCTTCTTCAACGCCTTCTGCTACACCCCGCCGATCATCGGCTTCTCCTCCACCAACTGGAAGGACACGGTCGGCAACATCAAGGCGACCGGCGAATTCGTCTGGAATCTCGTCACCATGGACCTGGCGAAGCAGATGAACGCGACCGCCGCCCACGTCGCCCCCGAGGTCGACGAATTCAAGCTCGCCGGCGTGACCGCGATCCCGAGCAAGCTCGTCAACGTGCCGCGCGTGGCCGAGAGCCCGGTGGCCTTCGAATGCAAGGTCTCGGACATCGTCCGCCTCAAGAGCGCCAGCGGCAAGGAAGCCGATGCCTGGCTGACGCTCGGCGAGGTCGTCGCCGTGCACATCGACAAGGCCATGATCAAGGACGGCGTCTACCAGACCGCCGCCGCCCGCCCCATCGTCCGCGCCGGCCGCCAGGGCGACTACTTTGAGATCAAGCCCGAGAACATGTTCTCGATGGTCCGGCCGGATTAG
- the glpD gene encoding glycerol-3-phosphate dehydrogenase has product MRLLERVFDLAIIGGGVNGCGIARDAAGRGNAVFLCEMNDLASGTSSWSTKLVHGGLRYLEYYEFRLVREALIEREILWGIAPHIIRPLRFVLPHHAGLRPAWLLRLGLFLYDHIGGRHLLPATRSVDLTKDEVGRPLIPNRYTRAFEYSDCFVDDARLVVLSARDAADKGAEIRTRTRATEIRQEGGLWQVSMVNTVSGERSTIQARALVNAGGPWVEDVLARGAGVNAKAKVRLVQGSHIVVKKLYDHDRAYMFQNADGRIIFVIPYQDDFTLIGTTDRDYEGDPAKVKATKEEIAYLCAAASEYLAKPVKPEDVVWDYSGVRPLYDDGASEAKAATRDYVFELDTPGGVPLLSIYGGKITTYRRLAEEALERLAPYLRSSKSREGWTGKWPLPGGDMDVSAVDALIAELQRGYPFLSAEHARRLARAYGTRALKLLGDAKSAADLGQSFGATLTEREVRYLMANEWAVSAEDIVWRRSKLGLRLSADQIAALNDWIATHGVQQSPLLEAGGRS; this is encoded by the coding sequence ATGCGTCTTTTGGAGCGTGTTTTCGACCTCGCCATCATTGGAGGCGGTGTTAACGGTTGTGGCATCGCGCGCGACGCGGCCGGCCGGGGCAACGCGGTTTTCCTTTGCGAGATGAACGATTTGGCGAGCGGGACCTCGTCCTGGTCGACCAAGCTCGTGCATGGCGGTCTGCGCTATCTCGAATATTACGAGTTTCGCCTGGTCCGCGAGGCGCTGATCGAGCGCGAAATCCTCTGGGGCATCGCGCCCCATATCATCCGTCCCTTGCGTTTCGTCCTGCCGCACCATGCCGGCCTGCGCCCGGCCTGGCTGTTGCGGCTCGGCCTCTTCCTCTACGACCACATCGGCGGCCGGCACCTCCTGCCGGCAACGCGCTCGGTCGATCTCACCAAGGATGAAGTTGGCCGCCCGCTGATCCCGAACCGCTACACGCGCGCGTTCGAATATTCCGACTGCTTCGTCGACGACGCCCGCCTCGTCGTGCTCTCGGCGCGCGATGCCGCCGACAAGGGCGCCGAGATCCGCACCCGCACCCGCGCCACTGAAATTCGCCAGGAAGGCGGCCTCTGGCAGGTCAGCATGGTCAATACCGTCAGCGGCGAGCGCTCGACCATCCAGGCGCGCGCGCTGGTCAATGCCGGCGGTCCCTGGGTCGAGGATGTGCTGGCGCGCGGTGCCGGCGTCAATGCCAAGGCAAAAGTCCGCCTGGTGCAGGGCTCGCACATCGTGGTCAAGAAACTCTACGACCATGACCGCGCCTACATGTTCCAGAACGCCGACGGTCGCATCATCTTCGTCATTCCCTATCAGGACGACTTTACGCTGATCGGAACCACCGATCGCGACTATGAGGGCGACCCGGCCAAGGTGAAGGCGACCAAGGAGGAGATCGCGTATCTCTGCGCTGCCGCGAGCGAATATCTGGCAAAACCCGTGAAGCCCGAGGACGTGGTGTGGGACTATTCCGGCGTCCGCCCGCTCTATGACGACGGCGCCAGCGAAGCCAAGGCCGCAACCCGCGACTATGTGTTCGAGCTCGACACCCCCGGCGGCGTGCCGCTGCTTTCGATCTACGGCGGCAAGATCACGACCTATCGCCGGCTGGCCGAGGAGGCCCTGGAACGGCTCGCGCCTTATCTGCGCAGCTCCAAATCGCGCGAGGGCTGGACCGGAAAATGGCCGCTGCCCGGCGGCGACATGGACGTTTCGGCCGTCGACGCCCTGATCGCGGAACTCCAGCGCGGCTATCCCTTCCTGAGTGCGGAGCATGCAAGGCGCCTGGCGCGGGCCTATGGCACCCGCGCGCTAAAACTTCTCGGCGACGCCAAATCGGCGGCCGATCTCGGCCAGTCCTTCGGCGCGACGCTCACCGAGCGCGAGGTCCGCTACCTCATGGCCAATGAGTGGGCTGTCAGCGCCGAGGACATCGTCTGGCGCCGCTCCAAGCTCGGCCTGCGACTATCTGCCGACCAGATCGCGGCACTGAACGACTGGATTGCGACCCACGGTGTGCAGCAGAGTCCCTTGCTGGAAGCAGGAGGACGCTCATGA
- a CDS encoding HAD family phosphatase, with product MMQAKGRALLFDIDGTLADTDALHRQAFNEIFGPRGHVFDHARFARELQGFSNASIGERFLPDESEDARAAILGEKEQVFRNLVAGQIRPVPGLMALLDEADQAGVPMAAVTNAPRLNAEMLLSGLGITHRFKAIVIGDELIHGKPHPMPYLEGLRLTGGAAHAAIAFEDSRSGIQSAAAAGIRTIGMRTSLSHDDLVAAGAIASARAFDDPELVTLVAQAMSW from the coding sequence ATGATGCAGGCAAAAGGCAGGGCGTTGCTGTTCGACATCGACGGCACGCTGGCAGATACGGACGCGCTGCATCGCCAGGCGTTCAACGAAATCTTTGGTCCGCGCGGACATGTGTTCGACCATGCCCGCTTCGCCAGGGAGCTTCAGGGCTTTTCCAACGCCTCGATCGGCGAGCGTTTCCTGCCTGACGAATCCGAGGACGCCCGTGCGGCCATTCTGGGCGAGAAGGAGCAGGTCTTTCGCAATCTGGTCGCCGGGCAAATCAGGCCGGTGCCGGGATTGATGGCGCTGCTCGACGAAGCCGACCAGGCCGGTGTCCCGATGGCCGCCGTGACCAACGCGCCGCGGCTCAATGCCGAGATGCTGCTGTCGGGGCTCGGCATTACCCACCGCTTCAAGGCGATCGTCATCGGCGACGAGCTCATCCACGGCAAGCCGCATCCGATGCCGTATCTGGAAGGGCTGCGGCTCACCGGCGGTGCGGCGCATGCTGCGATCGCGTTCGAGGACTCCCGCTCCGGAATCCAGTCGGCGGCGGCCGCCGGAATCAGGACGATCGGCATGCGCACCAGCCTCAGCCACGACGATCTGGTGGCGGCGGGCGCGATCGCCTCGGCGCGCGCGTTCGACGATCCGGAACTGGTGACACTGGTTGCGCAAGCAATGAGCTGGTGA
- a CDS encoding acyl-CoA dehydrogenase, with protein MSFRRDTITKPIFALARGALPAMSDTEREALEAGDVWWDADLFTGNPDWSKLLAIAPATLSGEEKAFLNGPVDELCAMLDEWKIFWEWRDLPQEVWAFIKREKFFGMIIPKEFGGLGFSPYAHSEVVRKISTRSIAAAVTVMVPNSLGPGELLLRFGTKEQQERWLPRLADGRDIPCFGLTSPEAGSDAASMIDTGIICKGNFEGREVLGLRLNWHKRYITLGPVSTLLGLAFKAYDPDHLVGTQEELGITVALIPTNLPGVEIGHRHLPAMQVFQNGPNWGRDVFIPLDYIIGGKERLGQGWKMLMTALAAGRGISLPSLSAAGAAYAARTTGAYARIREQFGISISKFEGVEEPLARITATAYQLDAARRLTCAALNAGVHPAVISGIMKLHATERMRVAVDDAMDIHGGKAVIDGPQNYMGNLYRAVPVGITVEGANILTRNLIVFGQGAIRAHPYLLEEMNALADTDRERGLIAFDAAFWKHVGHSFKTLGRAFVRSWTFGLFAPAPDAGDATRFYRQLSRYSAAFALCADMALLTLGGALKRKEMLSARFGDILSELYLLSAALKRWHDEGRQKEDFAALEWCMANGFKTIEVRFAEILANLPNRFVAVILKLVVQPFGARVLGPSDRVVHQTAELVLEPSAARERLTPDLAHVDDGGGFARLEHAFKLVAQTDEIAKRLRAARIHDWKDGVGRGVITQAEGEKLAAAREAVAKVIEVDDFAPDALSPIYKKSADVHQFFQELGEQRAAS; from the coding sequence ATGAGCTTCCGCCGCGACACCATCACCAAGCCGATCTTCGCTCTCGCCCGCGGCGCCTTGCCCGCGATGTCCGACACCGAACGCGAGGCGCTGGAAGCCGGCGACGTCTGGTGGGACGCCGACCTCTTCACCGGCAACCCCGACTGGTCAAAACTTCTGGCGATTGCGCCCGCGACGCTGAGCGGCGAGGAAAAGGCCTTCCTCAACGGCCCTGTCGACGAGCTCTGCGCGATGCTCGACGAGTGGAAGATTTTTTGGGAATGGCGCGACCTGCCGCAGGAGGTCTGGGCCTTCATCAAGCGCGAAAAATTCTTCGGCATGATCATCCCGAAAGAATTCGGCGGCCTTGGCTTCTCGCCCTATGCGCATTCGGAAGTGGTGCGGAAAATCTCGACCCGCTCGATCGCGGCCGCCGTCACCGTGATGGTGCCGAACTCGCTCGGGCCCGGCGAATTGCTGCTGCGCTTCGGCACCAAAGAGCAGCAGGAGCGCTGGCTGCCGCGCCTCGCCGATGGCCGTGACATTCCCTGTTTTGGCCTGACCAGTCCGGAGGCGGGTTCGGATGCCGCGTCGATGATCGACACCGGCATCATCTGCAAGGGCAATTTCGAGGGCCGCGAGGTGCTTGGCCTCAGGCTCAACTGGCACAAGCGCTACATCACGCTCGGCCCGGTCTCCACGTTGCTCGGCCTTGCCTTCAAGGCCTATGACCCCGATCATCTCGTGGGCACCCAGGAAGAGCTCGGCATCACCGTGGCGCTGATCCCGACAAACCTTCCGGGTGTCGAGATCGGTCATCGCCATCTGCCGGCGATGCAGGTGTTCCAGAACGGCCCGAATTGGGGCCGCGACGTCTTCATCCCGCTCGACTACATCATCGGCGGCAAGGAACGGCTCGGGCAGGGCTGGAAGATGCTGATGACGGCGCTCGCCGCCGGCCGCGGCATCTCGCTGCCGTCGCTGTCGGCCGCGGGCGCGGCCTATGCGGCGCGCACCACCGGCGCCTATGCCCGCATCCGCGAGCAGTTCGGCATCTCCATCTCCAAATTCGAGGGCGTCGAGGAGCCGCTCGCGCGCATCACCGCAACCGCCTATCAGCTCGATGCGGCGCGGCGGCTGACCTGCGCCGCGCTCAATGCCGGCGTTCATCCCGCCGTCATCTCCGGCATCATGAAATTGCACGCGACTGAGCGGATGCGCGTTGCCGTCGACGACGCTATGGACATCCATGGCGGCAAGGCCGTGATCGACGGCCCGCAGAACTACATGGGCAATCTCTATCGCGCCGTCCCGGTCGGCATCACGGTCGAAGGCGCCAACATCCTGACCCGCAATCTCATCGTGTTCGGGCAGGGCGCGATCCGTGCGCATCCCTATCTGCTGGAGGAGATGAACGCGCTCGCCGATACCGATCGCGAGCGCGGGCTGATCGCCTTCGACGCCGCGTTCTGGAAGCATGTCGGCCACAGTTTCAAAACGCTTGGCCGCGCCTTCGTTCGGAGCTGGACTTTTGGCCTGTTCGCGCCGGCGCCGGATGCGGGTGATGCGACAAGATTCTATCGCCAGCTCTCGCGCTATTCAGCGGCCTTCGCGCTCTGCGCCGACATGGCGCTGCTCACGCTCGGCGGCGCGCTGAAGCGCAAGGAGATGCTGTCGGCGCGTTTTGGCGACATCCTATCCGAGCTCTATCTGCTCTCCGCAGCGTTGAAGCGCTGGCACGACGAGGGACGGCAGAAGGAAGACTTTGCCGCGCTCGAATGGTGCATGGCGAACGGCTTCAAAACCATCGAGGTCAGGTTTGCCGAGATCCTTGCCAATCTGCCGAACCGCTTCGTCGCCGTGATCCTGAAGCTCGTCGTCCAGCCGTTCGGCGCCCGTGTGCTTGGCCCGTCCGACCGCGTCGTGCACCAAACTGCCGAGCTCGTGCTGGAGCCGTCGGCTGCGCGCGAGCGGCTGACGCCGGATCTCGCCCATGTCGACGACGGCGGCGGCTTTGCCCGGCTGGAGCATGCGTTCAAGCTGGTCGCGCAGACCGACGAGATCGCAAAGCGCCTGCGCGCCGCGCGCATCCACGACTGGAAGGACGGTGTCGGCAGAGGCGTGATCACGCAGGCCGAAGGCGAAAAGCTCGCTGCCGCCCGCGAGGCTGTCGCAAAGGTGATCGAGGTCGACGATTTCGCGCCGGACGCGCTGTCGCCGATTTACAAGAAATCCGCCGACGTGCATCAGTTCTTCCAGGAACTCGGTGAACAGAGGGCGGCGAGCTGA
- a CDS encoding acetyl-CoA C-acetyltransferase, which yields MARPVFIVDGSRTPFLKARSGPGPFTPVDLAVQCGRPLLARQPFAPDAFDQVILGCVNVIADEMNPARIAALRLGMGEDMVAFTVQINCGSGMQSIDTGYRYIREGHADLILAGGAEALSHAPLVWPNNGVRWFAGLATAKGIGAKIAAALKVRPSYLKPVIGLERGLTDPITELNMGQTAEVVGHIFGISRAQSDAYAAESHRRLANAQAQGWLKGEVETAFSRDGKFYDHDDGVRPDSTAESLAKLRPVFERPWGQVTAGNSSQITDGASWVILASDAAVAKHHLTPKAVIVDSHWAALDPSIMGLGPVMSATPLLTRNDLTVKDVETWELNEAFATQVLGCLAAWNDDKFCREILKLDGAAGEIDRDKLNVDGGAISLGHPVGTSGNRIVLHLVNAMKRLGTRRGVATECIGGGLGVAMLIEAV from the coding sequence ATGGCACGACCTGTCTTTATCGTCGACGGCAGCCGGACGCCGTTCTTGAAGGCGCGCTCCGGCCCGGGACCGTTCACGCCGGTCGATCTTGCCGTGCAATGCGGCCGGCCGCTGCTGGCGCGGCAGCCGTTTGCGCCTGATGCCTTCGACCAGGTCATCCTCGGCTGCGTCAACGTCATCGCCGACGAAATGAACCCGGCGCGCATCGCCGCGCTCCGGCTCGGCATGGGCGAGGACATGGTCGCCTTCACCGTGCAGATCAATTGCGGCTCCGGCATGCAGTCGATCGACACCGGCTACCGCTACATCAGGGAAGGCCATGCCGATCTGATCCTCGCCGGCGGCGCGGAGGCGCTGAGCCATGCGCCGCTGGTCTGGCCGAACAACGGCGTGCGCTGGTTCGCGGGGCTTGCCACCGCCAAAGGCATCGGCGCCAAGATCGCAGCGGCGCTCAAGGTGCGTCCGAGCTACCTCAAGCCGGTGATTGGTCTGGAGCGCGGGCTCACCGATCCCATCACCGAGCTGAACATGGGCCAGACCGCCGAGGTCGTCGGCCATATCTTCGGCATTTCGCGCGCACAGTCTGATGCGTACGCAGCCGAGAGCCATCGCCGCCTCGCCAATGCGCAGGCGCAGGGCTGGCTCAAGGGCGAGGTCGAGACCGCGTTCTCCCGCGACGGCAAATTCTACGATCATGACGATGGCGTGCGCCCGGACTCCACGGCTGAATCCCTCGCGAAGCTGCGGCCGGTGTTCGAGCGGCCCTGGGGACAGGTCACCGCCGGCAACTCCTCGCAGATCACCGACGGCGCCTCCTGGGTGATCCTCGCCTCCGACGCAGCCGTGGCAAAGCATCATCTGACGCCGAAGGCAGTCATCGTCGACAGCCATTGGGCCGCGCTCGATCCCAGCATCATGGGGCTCGGTCCCGTGATGTCGGCGACGCCGCTGCTCACGCGCAACGATCTCACCGTCAAGGACGTCGAGACCTGGGAATTGAACGAGGCTTTTGCAACGCAAGTGCTCGGCTGCCTCGCGGCCTGGAACGACGACAAATTCTGTCGCGAGATCTTGAAGCTCGACGGCGCCGCCGGCGAAATCGACCGCGACAAGCTCAATGTCGACGGCGGCGCGATCTCGCTTGGTCATCCCGTCGGCACATCAGGCAACCGCATCGTGCTGCATCTCGTCAATGCGATGAAGCGGCTCGGCACGAGGCGCGGGGTTGCGACCGAATGTATCGGCGGCGGGCTTGGCGTCGCCATGCTGATTGAGGCGGTGTGA
- a CDS encoding acyl-CoA thioesterase: MAETHVHPLDNPTGPTGDLCIRTLAMPADTNANGDIFGGWLLSQMDVGGGVFASKVAKSRTVTVAIDAMNFRKAVYVGDLVSVYATLVRIGRTSMTVHLEAWALRRKEVQPILVTDGNFTYVSIDDEGKPQTIQRTDPPIAT; encoded by the coding sequence ATGGCCGAGACCCACGTCCATCCGCTGGACAATCCGACCGGACCCACCGGCGATCTCTGCATCCGCACGCTGGCGATGCCCGCCGACACCAATGCCAATGGTGACATCTTTGGCGGCTGGCTGCTCAGCCAGATGGACGTCGGCGGCGGCGTGTTCGCCTCGAAGGTCGCGAAGTCGCGCACGGTGACGGTGGCGATCGACGCGATGAATTTTCGCAAGGCCGTCTATGTCGGCGATCTCGTCTCCGTCTACGCCACGCTCGTTCGCATCGGCCGCACCTCGATGACGGTGCATCTCGAAGCCTGGGCGCTGCGCCGCAAGGAGGTGCAGCCGATCCTCGTGACCGACGGCAATTTTACCTACGTCTCGATCGACGATGAAGGGAAGCCGCAGACGATCCAGCGCACCGATCCGCCGATCGCGACGTAA
- a CDS encoding nuclear transport factor 2 family protein has translation MTINRRDLAFTAAALATLSAVPALASSSDDEAVAKNVEAFRQGQLTADGKALAALCADDLSYSHSSGKVEDKQAFLAGATDTSKTKFLSIEYRDPKIKVVGPAAIVRFNWVGEQESLADGKKIPTNLHILMNWQKQGSDWKLLSRSATKL, from the coding sequence ATGACTATCAATCGGCGCGACCTGGCTTTTACGGCCGCGGCACTTGCAACGCTGAGCGCGGTTCCTGCGCTCGCGTCTTCATCCGACGACGAAGCGGTCGCGAAGAATGTCGAGGCGTTTCGCCAGGGGCAACTCACGGCCGACGGCAAGGCGCTCGCGGCGCTCTGCGCGGACGATTTGAGCTACAGCCATTCCAGCGGCAAGGTCGAGGACAAGCAGGCGTTCCTTGCGGGCGCCACCGACACGTCGAAGACGAAATTCCTGTCGATCGAATATCGCGATCCCAAGATCAAGGTCGTCGGCCCGGCCGCGATCGTGCGCTTCAACTGGGTTGGGGAACAGGAATCCTTGGCCGATGGGAAGAAAATTCCGACCAACCTTCACATTCTGATGAACTGGCAGAAGCAGGGCTCGGATTGGAAGCTGCTGTCGCGCTCAGCAACGAAATTGTGA
- a CDS encoding 3-hydroxyacyl-CoA dehydrogenase NAD-binding domain-containing protein, whose product MESKIMDAIGDRALELGPKPEAGLYRHFKLTRDADGVAWLLFDRDGASANTLSAEVIEELDKVLAGIEADRPAGLVIRSAKKSGFIAGADVNEFRGATDPQMVEAGIRGAHAVIDRLEALRLPTVAVIHGFCLGGGLEVALACQSRIAVDGARFGFPEVMLGLHPGLGGTARFTALVNPTQAMTLMLTGRTIDARRAKSLGLVDAVTQERHVRSAVKDAVFGRLKRAKPGMLNTVLNFTFARSLLAKRMRSETAKAARRDHYPAPYALIDLWEKHGGDKTAMLRAEQSSFANLMVTPTAQNLIRVFFLREQMKKTAGSGNTVRHVHVIGAGAMGGDIAGWCAGQGLRVSLADMKAEPIAGAVKRAAELYGKIIRKSTEVRDALDRLIPDMDGEGVRNADLIIEAVPEKLELKQKVYAGIEPKMKPGAILATNTSSIPLEDLRTKLINPARLVGLHFFNPVSRLQLVEVISHDGSDAGVLKEALAFVGAIDRLPLPVKSSPGFLVNRALTPYMLEAMVMLDEKTDQRLIDAAAEEFGMPMGPIELADQVGLDICLDVGDMLRAKFGDLLPPTPAWLRDKVARGELGRKTGKGFYTWKDGKAEKAPLPETGPKVSDEMIDRLILPMSNVCVAALREGIVDEPDGVDGAMIFGTGYAPFRGGPLNYARTRGVEDIVATLRKLADKFGGRFAPDEGWETFKQGSP is encoded by the coding sequence ATGGAATCCAAGATCATGGACGCGATCGGCGACCGCGCGCTCGAGCTTGGGCCGAAGCCTGAAGCCGGTCTCTACCGCCACTTCAAGCTGACGCGCGATGCCGATGGCGTCGCCTGGCTGCTGTTCGACCGCGACGGCGCGAGTGCCAACACGCTCTCGGCCGAGGTGATCGAAGAGCTCGACAAGGTGCTGGCCGGAATCGAGGCGGACCGCCCGGCCGGGCTCGTGATCCGCTCGGCGAAAAAGTCCGGCTTCATCGCCGGCGCTGATGTCAACGAGTTCCGCGGCGCGACCGATCCGCAGATGGTGGAGGCAGGAATCCGCGGCGCCCATGCCGTGATCGACCGGCTGGAGGCGCTGCGGCTGCCGACGGTGGCGGTGATCCACGGCTTTTGCCTTGGCGGCGGGCTCGAGGTCGCGCTCGCCTGCCAGTCGCGTATCGCAGTCGACGGTGCGCGCTTCGGCTTCCCGGAGGTGATGCTCGGCCTGCATCCCGGCCTCGGCGGCACCGCACGCTTCACCGCGCTCGTCAATCCGACGCAGGCGATGACCTTGATGCTGACGGGCCGCACCATCGATGCCCGCCGCGCAAAGTCGCTCGGCCTCGTCGATGCCGTGACTCAGGAGCGTCACGTCCGGAGCGCCGTGAAGGACGCGGTGTTCGGCCGGCTCAAGCGCGCCAAGCCCGGCATGCTCAACACCGTCCTCAATTTCACGTTCGCGCGCAGCTTGCTCGCCAAGCGCATGCGCAGCGAGACGGCCAAGGCTGCACGGCGCGATCATTATCCCGCGCCCTATGCGCTCATCGATCTCTGGGAGAAGCATGGCGGCGACAAGACGGCGATGCTGAGGGCCGAGCAGTCCTCGTTCGCCAATCTGATGGTGACGCCGACGGCGCAAAACCTGATCCGCGTCTTCTTCCTGCGCGAGCAGATGAAGAAGACGGCGGGCAGCGGCAACACGGTTAGGCATGTCCACGTCATCGGCGCCGGCGCCATGGGCGGCGACATCGCAGGCTGGTGTGCAGGGCAGGGGCTTCGCGTTTCGCTCGCCGACATGAAGGCGGAGCCGATCGCCGGCGCGGTGAAGCGCGCCGCCGAGCTCTATGGAAAGATCATCCGCAAGTCGACCGAGGTGCGCGACGCGCTCGATCGCTTGATCCCCGATATGGACGGCGAGGGCGTGCGCAACGCCGACCTCATCATCGAGGCGGTGCCGGAAAAGCTCGAGCTGAAGCAGAAGGTCTATGCCGGCATCGAGCCGAAGATGAAGCCGGGCGCGATCCTTGCGACCAACACGTCGAGCATTCCGCTTGAGGATCTGCGCACCAAACTGATCAACCCCGCGCGTCTCGTCGGCCTGCACTTCTTCAATCCGGTATCGCGGCTCCAGCTCGTCGAGGTCATCAGCCATGATGGCAGCGACGCAGGCGTTCTGAAGGAGGCGCTCGCCTTCGTCGGCGCGATCGATCGCCTGCCGCTGCCGGTGAAGAGCTCGCCTGGTTTCCTCGTCAACCGCGCGCTGACGCCCTACATGCTGGAAGCCATGGTGATGCTGGACGAGAAGACCGACCAGCGCCTGATCGATGCGGCAGCCGAAGAGTTCGGCATGCCGATGGGGCCGATCGAGCTCGCCGACCAGGTCGGCCTCGACATCTGTCTCGACGTCGGCGACATGCTGCGCGCGAAGTTCGGCGATCTCTTGCCGCCCACGCCCGCATGGCTGCGTGACAAGGTCGCCAGGGGCGAGCTCGGCCGCAAGACCGGCAAGGGCTTCTACACCTGGAAGGACGGCAAGGCCGAGAAGGCACCGCTGCCGGAGACCGGCCCAAAAGTCTCCGACGAGATGATCGACCGCCTGATCCTGCCGATGTCAAACGTCTGCGTGGCCGCCTTGCGCGAAGGCATCGTCGACGAGCCTGATGGCGTCGACGGCGCCATGATTTTTGGCACCGGATATGCGCCGTTCCGCGGCGGCCCCCTCAACTATGCGCGCACGCGCGGGGTGGAGGACATCGTCGCGACCCTGCGCAAGCTGGCCGACAAGTTCGGCGGGCGCTTTGCGCCCGATGAGGGCTGGGAGACCTTCAAGCAAGGCTCCCCCTGA